A genomic window from Microbacterium sp. H1-D42 includes:
- a CDS encoding sugar ABC transporter permease has product MTNDTVTGIARTAGRRGFSPARGRVPARRRPISARLLDGALTLPALAIYIVLMVVPVGYAVYYSFTTYNGIPSQSPTWVGLDNYRRIFEDPANEMHSSVMVTATIAIVGSLLVNAIALGLALLLQRKSRFNSFGRAVMFYPHVLSALIVGFLWQALLGPQGAINALMETMMGSRLPFLSDPTWALWTLIGVIVWAQFGVQLVLYIAGLQAVSVDLLEAARIDGASRFQVFRHVTWPALASTVTVTIITSVLSLLKAYDVVLGLTNGGPGGATQTWAYEILAVSFPNNKVGLASAQAVLLIIAAGILSFSIIAMRRKAESGSEAVG; this is encoded by the coding sequence GTGACCAACGACACGGTCACCGGCATCGCCCGCACCGCGGGTCGGCGAGGATTCTCGCCGGCCCGCGGTCGGGTGCCCGCCCGCAGACGCCCCATCTCGGCGCGCCTGCTCGACGGCGCGCTGACGCTGCCCGCACTGGCGATCTACATCGTGCTGATGGTCGTGCCGGTCGGATACGCGGTCTACTACTCGTTCACCACGTATAACGGCATCCCCTCCCAGAGCCCGACGTGGGTCGGCCTGGACAACTACCGCAGGATCTTCGAGGACCCTGCCAACGAGATGCACTCCTCGGTCATGGTCACCGCGACGATCGCCATCGTCGGCTCGCTCCTGGTGAACGCGATCGCACTCGGCCTCGCACTTCTGCTGCAGCGCAAGAGCCGCTTCAACAGCTTCGGCCGCGCGGTGATGTTCTACCCGCACGTGCTCTCGGCGCTCATCGTGGGCTTCCTCTGGCAGGCGCTGCTCGGCCCGCAGGGTGCTATCAATGCGCTCATGGAGACGATGATGGGCTCGCGCCTGCCGTTCCTCTCCGATCCGACGTGGGCGCTGTGGACGCTCATCGGCGTGATCGTGTGGGCGCAGTTCGGCGTCCAGCTGGTGTTGTACATCGCCGGCCTGCAGGCGGTCTCGGTCGACCTGCTGGAGGCCGCCCGGATCGACGGCGCCAGCCGATTCCAGGTGTTCCGGCACGTGACGTGGCCGGCCCTCGCGTCGACGGTGACCGTGACGATCATCACCTCGGTGCTCTCGCTGCTCAAGGCGTATGACGTCGTGCTCGGCCTGACCAACGGTGGCCCTGGCGGCGCCACGCAGACCTGGGCGTACGAGATCCTCGCCGTGTCCTTCCCGAACAACAAGGTCGGCCTCGCGTCTGCACAGGCAGTGCTGCTGATCATCGCGGCCGGCATCCTCTCCTTCTCCATCATCGCCATGCGTCGCAAGGCCGAATCCGGATCGGAGGCCGTCGGATGA
- a CDS encoding intein-containing Rv2578c family radical SAM protein: MRWQGQTLEDVDADALPGLENRTGIVRSVTTPEFAGMTFHEILAKSALNSVPGPSKMPFSWTINPYRGCSHACVYCLDPSTLILCADGRQRSLRDLDIGDEIIGTKKQGAYRRYVRTRVEAKWHTSKPAYRVMLADGTSLIASGDHRFLTDRGWKYVQDVEGGQRPHLTTNNRLMGFGIGGSTLGASERDIDYRRGYLAGMIRGDEASFHGDHRVRNLTRRINSFRLALIDEEALDRTRAYLAEEGITTHTRPFAQQTATRSAMDAIHTASAMNVAHIEALTLTPEQPSRDWRRGFLGGIFDAEGSCSRGILRISNKDPEILDLICSSCDVLEISYVLEGPRQNGVSDVRVRGGLAMRQKFFTAAAPAITRKLDLEGTAVKTASDLRVESIEPLVGERELIDITTGTGDFIANGVISHNCFARGTHEYLDLDGGADFDSQIVVKTNIVEVLGRELRRGSWQHETVALGTNTDPYQRAEGRYKLMPGIIRALADSGTPFSILTKGTLVRRDIPLLVEAARQVPIDVQMSIAMYDDDLQHSIEPGTPSTQARLDTVSALSDAGFRVGVFLMPVLPHLTDSVAAIDEALKRIKATGADHVIYGSLHLRPGVKPWFFQWLQREHPELLSSYRGLYPGISAEAPKAYGQWLAKRMRPMIRMHGLEARDSANARPARRMAPRPVTAPAAAAPAEMLF, encoded by the coding sequence ATGCGGTGGCAGGGACAGACTCTCGAAGATGTGGATGCTGACGCGCTGCCCGGTCTAGAGAATCGCACCGGCATCGTGCGGTCGGTGACCACGCCGGAGTTCGCCGGGATGACCTTCCACGAGATCCTGGCGAAGTCGGCGCTGAACTCGGTACCCGGCCCGTCGAAGATGCCGTTCAGCTGGACCATCAATCCGTACCGTGGATGCAGTCATGCGTGCGTTTACTGCCTGGACCCAAGCACGCTGATCTTGTGCGCCGACGGGAGGCAGCGATCTCTGCGTGACCTCGACATCGGTGACGAGATCATCGGCACGAAGAAGCAGGGAGCGTACCGCCGCTACGTCAGGACACGCGTCGAAGCGAAGTGGCATACGTCCAAGCCCGCCTACCGGGTGATGCTCGCAGATGGCACCTCACTCATCGCGAGTGGAGACCATCGCTTCCTGACGGACCGCGGCTGGAAGTACGTGCAAGATGTCGAGGGCGGCCAGCGTCCCCACCTGACCACCAACAACCGGTTGATGGGATTCGGCATCGGCGGGTCGACCCTTGGGGCCTCCGAACGCGACATCGACTATCGCCGCGGATACCTCGCCGGCATGATCCGAGGAGACGAGGCATCGTTTCACGGCGATCACCGAGTCAGGAACCTGACGAGGCGAATCAATTCATTTCGTCTGGCACTCATCGATGAAGAAGCACTCGACCGCACACGGGCTTACCTTGCAGAGGAAGGGATCACGACGCACACTCGCCCCTTCGCGCAGCAGACAGCTACTCGCAGCGCGATGGACGCGATCCACACCGCGTCTGCAATGAATGTCGCGCACATTGAGGCACTGACACTCACGCCGGAACAGCCTTCCCGAGATTGGCGGAGGGGATTCCTCGGTGGAATCTTCGACGCCGAGGGAAGCTGCTCGCGCGGCATCCTCAGGATCAGCAACAAGGACCCAGAGATCCTTGACCTGATCTGCTCAAGCTGCGACGTTCTCGAAATTTCGTATGTTCTGGAAGGTCCGCGTCAAAACGGCGTGTCAGACGTGCGGGTGCGTGGGGGGCTGGCCATGCGCCAGAAGTTTTTCACTGCCGCAGCTCCCGCGATCACCCGCAAGCTCGATCTCGAAGGTACGGCCGTGAAGACGGCATCCGACCTGCGCGTCGAATCGATCGAACCGCTCGTGGGTGAACGCGAGCTCATCGACATCACCACGGGAACCGGCGACTTCATCGCCAATGGCGTGATCAGCCACAACTGCTTCGCCCGCGGAACCCACGAGTATCTGGATCTCGACGGCGGCGCAGACTTCGACTCGCAGATCGTCGTGAAGACCAACATCGTCGAGGTGCTGGGGCGTGAGCTGCGTCGAGGGTCGTGGCAGCACGAGACGGTCGCGCTGGGCACCAACACCGACCCGTACCAGCGGGCGGAGGGGCGCTACAAGCTCATGCCGGGGATCATCCGCGCACTGGCCGACTCCGGCACGCCGTTCTCGATCCTCACCAAGGGCACGCTGGTGCGGCGCGACATCCCGCTGCTCGTCGAGGCGGCGAGACAGGTGCCGATCGACGTGCAGATGTCGATCGCGATGTACGACGACGACCTGCAGCACTCGATCGAGCCGGGCACGCCCTCGACGCAGGCACGGCTCGACACCGTGAGTGCGCTGTCGGATGCCGGGTTCCGCGTCGGCGTCTTCCTCATGCCGGTGCTGCCGCACCTCACCGACTCGGTCGCCGCGATCGACGAGGCGCTGAAGCGGATCAAGGCGACCGGCGCCGACCACGTCATCTACGGCTCTCTTCATCTGCGCCCCGGGGTCAAGCCCTGGTTCTTCCAGTGGCTGCAGCGAGAGCATCCGGAGCTGCTGTCGTCGTATCGGGGACTGTATCCGGGCATCTCAGCCGAAGCCCCGAAGGCGTACGGGCAGTGGCTGGCGAAGCGGATGCGGCCGATGATCCGAATGCACGGCCTGGAGGCGCGCGATTCGGCGAACGCCCGGCCCGCGCGACGGATGGCGCCGCGCCCAGTCACCGCGCCAGCTGCCGCCGCACCGGCCGAGATGCTGTTCTGA
- a CDS encoding extracellular solute-binding protein, which produces MKRKIAAVAIVGTVALTLTACGGAAPAGTSGGDTKSDKLVVWNWGEADAAATAYYDDITAAFKKVRPDVEVEIVHQPFDQYYTLLGSAVEAGTGPDVALFNGGTQLKSRTDMLVPITSEMADLEDTLAGWPAFQADGETYSAPMFLQGFPIYYNKALFDSAGLDADTPPASWDELTAACSAVLDKTDASCFALGNKEGLGIEFFLSGFGSGIFTPDEYDAWIDGKHDWTSAHAKQVLQLWADSAADGWYNDGANSTAMFNDSFDLFSAGKAAMVIGLMSDTAHWKQFDEFLGADLGFMMPVAVNDGATVALPAEGGIGYGVLNEKKKDLAVDWIKATVDKDALSNYSLAGGQIASDTTVELDTDIAAANDIVAELGGSKPLLHTALDAETLDLLHRLGQQLIGGEVTVDEAAEQLAASEG; this is translated from the coding sequence ATGAAGCGAAAGATCGCTGCCGTCGCCATCGTCGGCACCGTCGCACTGACCTTGACCGCCTGCGGCGGAGCCGCACCCGCCGGCACCTCCGGCGGCGATACGAAGAGCGACAAGCTCGTCGTGTGGAACTGGGGCGAGGCGGATGCTGCCGCAACGGCCTACTACGACGACATCACCGCCGCATTCAAGAAGGTGCGGCCGGATGTCGAAGTCGAGATCGTGCACCAGCCGTTCGACCAGTACTACACCCTGCTCGGCAGCGCAGTGGAGGCCGGCACCGGCCCCGATGTCGCGCTGTTCAACGGCGGCACGCAGCTGAAGAGCCGCACCGACATGCTGGTGCCCATCACGAGCGAGATGGCCGACCTCGAGGACACCCTGGCCGGCTGGCCGGCCTTCCAGGCAGACGGCGAGACCTACTCCGCCCCGATGTTCCTGCAGGGCTTCCCGATCTACTACAACAAGGCCCTGTTCGACTCCGCCGGACTCGATGCTGACACCCCGCCCGCCAGCTGGGACGAGCTGACAGCGGCGTGCAGCGCTGTGCTGGACAAGACCGACGCCTCGTGCTTCGCACTGGGCAACAAGGAGGGCCTCGGCATCGAGTTCTTCCTCTCGGGCTTCGGCTCGGGCATCTTCACCCCTGACGAGTACGACGCCTGGATCGACGGGAAGCACGACTGGACCAGTGCGCACGCCAAGCAGGTGCTGCAGCTCTGGGCGGATTCCGCTGCCGACGGCTGGTACAACGACGGCGCGAACTCCACGGCCATGTTCAACGATTCATTCGACCTCTTCTCGGCCGGCAAGGCCGCCATGGTCATCGGCCTGATGAGCGACACCGCGCACTGGAAGCAGTTCGACGAGTTCCTCGGGGCGGACCTCGGGTTCATGATGCCCGTTGCCGTGAACGACGGCGCGACCGTGGCACTCCCCGCCGAAGGCGGCATCGGCTACGGCGTGCTCAACGAGAAGAAGAAGGATCTGGCAGTCGACTGGATCAAGGCGACAGTCGACAAGGATGCGCTCTCGAACTACTCCCTCGCCGGTGGCCAGATCGCTTCGGACACCACGGTCGAGCTCGACACCGACATCGCTGCCGCCAATGACATCGTCGCTGAACTCGGTGGCAGCAAGCCGCTGCTGCACACGGCACTCGACGCCGAGACGCTCGACCTGCTGCACCGCCTCGGCCAGCAGCTGATCGGCGGCGAGGTCACGGTCGACGAGGCCGCCGAGCAGCTGGCAGCGTCGGAGGGCTGA
- a CDS encoding FadR/GntR family transcriptional regulator, producing the protein MSAPFQTTEGRTRAPIERIGATVLNDLVQSIVAGELSSGDVMPPESVLSTQFGVSRTVIRESMKRLQEKGMVTVAQGRGTHVNPSTSWNVLDPLVLSTMIGNDSTLGVLDDLSIVRGALEAEMAASAASAAGPDDHARLRDSLAAMSERIDDSAGFREADVRFHIAVMELSDNTLAENIARVLIAHAVGSNRYTGVDPEHAFEITLGEHERIIEAIETGDVEAARSAMSAHILGSWERRRLPSERRK; encoded by the coding sequence ATGAGTGCCCCATTCCAGACCACTGAGGGACGCACCCGTGCGCCGATCGAGCGCATCGGCGCGACGGTCCTGAACGACCTCGTGCAGTCGATCGTCGCCGGCGAGCTGTCCTCGGGCGACGTGATGCCGCCGGAGAGCGTGCTCAGCACGCAGTTCGGCGTGAGCCGGACGGTCATCCGTGAATCGATGAAGCGGCTCCAGGAGAAGGGCATGGTCACCGTCGCGCAGGGACGCGGCACGCACGTGAACCCTTCGACGAGCTGGAACGTGCTCGACCCGCTGGTGCTCTCGACGATGATCGGCAACGACTCCACCCTCGGGGTGCTGGATGACCTCAGCATCGTCCGTGGAGCGCTCGAGGCCGAGATGGCCGCATCAGCAGCATCCGCCGCAGGTCCCGACGATCACGCGCGCCTGCGCGATTCGCTCGCGGCGATGTCGGAGCGGATCGACGACTCCGCGGGATTCCGTGAGGCCGACGTCCGGTTCCACATCGCCGTGATGGAGCTGTCGGACAACACCCTCGCCGAGAACATCGCGCGCGTGCTGATCGCGCACGCTGTGGGGAGCAACCGGTACACCGGCGTCGACCCGGAGCACGCATTCGAGATCACCCTCGGCGAGCACGAGCGGATCATCGAGGCGATCGAGACCGGCGATGTGGAGGCCGCTCGATCGGCGATGAGCGCGCACATCCTCGGCTCGTGGGAGCGCAGGCGCCTGCCATCCGAGCGGCGCAAGTAG
- a CDS encoding carbohydrate ABC transporter permease: MKRSRRMSTALRITFLGLLSAAMLVPMYILVINAFKPQQDILLSPLTINPETATTEFLAAAWNSTQFPVVEGYIFTIFLVIACNLVSIGVSIPAAYVIARTPGFVFAAMLMFFVAGMFIPSQIILVPTIFVLKALGLMGTVPGLVLFMSATMIPFTLFIFSGYIRMLPRSLDEAAAIDGAGRLRIIWTIVFPLMKPIVATAFILNALSAWNDFVSPQLILGPGSTAKTITTGVYAAVSSYSTNYEIVFPTLLLAVAPILVIFIAMQRFIMGGLASGAVKG; this comes from the coding sequence ATGAAGCGCTCGCGCCGCATGTCCACCGCCCTGCGCATCACGTTCCTCGGGCTGCTGTCCGCCGCGATGCTCGTGCCGATGTACATCCTCGTCATCAACGCCTTCAAGCCGCAGCAGGACATCCTGCTGTCGCCCCTGACGATCAACCCCGAGACCGCCACGACCGAGTTTCTCGCCGCGGCGTGGAACAGCACGCAGTTCCCGGTCGTGGAGGGTTACATCTTCACGATCTTCCTCGTGATCGCGTGCAACCTCGTCTCGATCGGCGTGTCCATCCCCGCCGCCTACGTGATCGCGCGCACTCCGGGCTTCGTGTTCGCAGCCATGCTGATGTTCTTCGTCGCCGGAATGTTCATCCCCTCGCAGATCATCCTCGTGCCGACCATCTTCGTGCTCAAGGCCCTGGGCCTGATGGGCACGGTGCCAGGCCTGGTGCTGTTCATGTCGGCCACGATGATCCCGTTCACGCTGTTCATCTTCAGCGGATACATCCGCATGCTGCCTCGGTCGCTCGATGAGGCAGCGGCGATCGACGGGGCAGGCAGGCTTCGCATCATCTGGACCATCGTGTTCCCGCTGATGAAGCCGATCGTCGCCACCGCGTTCATCCTCAACGCCCTGAGCGCCTGGAACGACTTCGTCAGTCCGCAGCTCATCCTCGGGCCAGGGTCCACCGCGAAGACGATCACCACCGGCGTGTACGCCGCGGTCTCGTCGTACAGCACGAACTACGAGATCGTCTTCCCCACGCTGCTGCTCGCCGTGGCGCCGATCCTGGTGATCTTCATCGCGATGCAGCGCTTCATCATGGGCGGACTCGCCAGTGGCGCCGTCAAGGGCTAG
- a CDS encoding carbohydrate ABC transporter permease — MRRERTVKWIIAIPMMLLAIATIYPMLFSLNIALKTRKDYVLDRLGLTQTFHIQNFIDAWTQADMGRYFLNTIIVTVCSVTLLLVLASMCGYALSHLTFRGSRVAFLVILAMMMIPFQVIMVPTIKMLSDMGLVNTFPGLILVYVAQFLPFTVYFMTAYYSGIPKELTEAARVDGNGLFGAWWRIMVPIGKPALVSMGILNALFVWNDILIALMIMQSPQNRTVMVGVSGLRGQYPDNVPTYVAGVLLTVVPLIIVYLVFQRQITSGVTAGATKG; from the coding sequence ATGCGCAGAGAACGCACAGTGAAATGGATCATCGCCATCCCGATGATGCTGCTGGCCATCGCGACGATCTACCCGATGCTCTTCTCGCTGAACATCGCTCTGAAGACGCGCAAGGACTACGTGCTTGATCGCCTCGGACTGACCCAGACGTTCCATATTCAGAACTTCATCGACGCCTGGACCCAGGCCGACATGGGGCGATACTTCCTGAACACGATCATCGTCACTGTGTGCTCGGTCACACTCCTGCTGGTGCTCGCCTCGATGTGCGGGTACGCGCTCAGCCATCTGACCTTCCGCGGCAGCCGCGTCGCCTTCCTGGTGATCCTCGCGATGATGATGATCCCGTTCCAGGTGATCATGGTCCCGACGATCAAGATGCTCAGCGACATGGGACTGGTCAACACCTTCCCGGGCCTCATCCTGGTGTACGTCGCACAGTTCCTGCCGTTCACGGTCTACTTCATGACCGCGTACTACTCCGGGATCCCGAAGGAGCTCACCGAGGCCGCCCGGGTGGACGGCAACGGGCTGTTCGGGGCGTGGTGGCGCATCATGGTGCCGATCGGCAAGCCGGCACTGGTGTCCATGGGCATCCTCAACGCGCTGTTCGTGTGGAATGACATCCTCATCGCCCTGATGATCATGCAGTCACCGCAGAATCGCACGGTGATGGTTGGCGTGAGCGGTCTTCGCGGCCAGTACCCGGACAACGTGCCCACGTACGTCGCCGGTGTGCTGCTGACGGTGGTGCCGCTGATCATCGTGTACCTCGTCTTCCAGCGGCAGATCACCTCCGGCGTCACCGCCGGCGCGACGAAGGGCTGA
- a CDS encoding extracellular solute-binding protein, whose protein sequence is MSANMRRRIGWITIATASALALTACAPTASDEQPSTDGEVGGEIRMLVNITDNLTQDKWEALVAPFEEETGVKVKIEGPTGQSVAESFPTLLAAGTAPDVIQSVFPTTDTAPEILDLTDFDWAAETPMADTYATDGKINVVGVGMQAQSVLYYNKDLFAAAGITETPKTWDEFDAALEALAASGVKTPIAFAGDWATGVQTQQIWHPQQNVTTPHWQSAVADGDSSLSEQFEPLFEHLSDWIDAGYTTADDVATDSGTHEANFIAGNVGIYPMGSWFSTTLAGTPPEFEVGVFSPPVDDATAYPGPMGATMASPYMIWKGSKNLSSAAALVEYLVTDEDAIATAATMDDFSRPGLDVSTNEYAGLVQQLIDDAPSLAVPGNQTVGDDALPVAGFNPKFTELAQTLWQGTSAADVAANLDAWFEAERTE, encoded by the coding sequence ATGTCCGCAAACATGCGACGTCGCATTGGATGGATCACGATCGCGACTGCGTCCGCCCTGGCGCTCACCGCCTGCGCACCCACCGCAAGCGACGAGCAGCCGAGCACTGACGGCGAGGTGGGCGGCGAGATTCGCATGCTCGTCAACATCACCGACAACCTCACCCAGGACAAGTGGGAGGCCCTGGTCGCCCCGTTCGAGGAGGAGACCGGCGTGAAGGTCAAGATCGAGGGCCCCACCGGCCAGTCGGTCGCCGAGTCGTTCCCCACCCTGCTGGCGGCGGGCACCGCCCCCGACGTGATCCAGTCGGTCTTCCCGACGACGGACACCGCTCCCGAGATCCTCGACCTGACCGACTTCGACTGGGCGGCCGAGACGCCGATGGCCGACACGTACGCCACGGACGGCAAGATCAACGTCGTCGGCGTCGGCATGCAGGCGCAGTCGGTGCTCTACTACAACAAGGACCTCTTCGCCGCAGCGGGCATCACTGAGACGCCGAAGACCTGGGATGAGTTCGACGCGGCGCTCGAGGCACTGGCCGCCTCAGGTGTCAAGACGCCCATCGCCTTCGCGGGCGACTGGGCCACCGGCGTGCAGACGCAGCAGATCTGGCACCCGCAGCAGAATGTCACCACTCCGCACTGGCAGAGTGCCGTCGCCGACGGTGACAGCAGCCTCTCCGAGCAGTTCGAGCCGCTGTTCGAGCACCTTTCCGATTGGATCGATGCCGGCTACACCACGGCAGACGACGTCGCCACCGACTCAGGAACGCACGAGGCGAACTTCATCGCCGGCAACGTGGGCATCTACCCGATGGGCTCGTGGTTCAGCACCACGCTGGCCGGCACTCCGCCGGAGTTCGAGGTGGGCGTGTTCTCGCCGCCTGTCGACGACGCCACTGCCTACCCCGGGCCGATGGGCGCCACGATGGCCTCTCCGTACATGATCTGGAAGGGTTCGAAGAACCTCTCCTCGGCTGCCGCGCTGGTCGAGTACCTGGTCACGGACGAGGATGCCATCGCCACCGCCGCGACCATGGATGACTTCAGCCGTCCCGGCCTCGACGTCTCGACCAACGAGTACGCCGGTCTCGTGCAGCAGCTGATCGACGACGCGCCGTCGCTCGCCGTCCCCGGCAACCAGACCGTCGGCGACGACGCGCTGCCCGTGGCGGGCTTCAACCCGAAGTTCACCGAGCTGGCGCAGACCCTCTGGCAGGGCACGTCGGCTGCAGACGTCGCAGCGAACCTCGACGCATGGTTCGAGGCCGAGAGGACTGAGTGA
- a CDS encoding L-rhamnose mutarotase, whose product MSRRFGMIARLRPEKRQEYIDLHAAAWPQVEATITATGIRNFSIFLTGDVIVGYFEYVGSDYAADQAIMAADEATQLWWARTGPCQLPFHEESTAPNWEMLEEIWHLD is encoded by the coding sequence ATGAGCCGCCGATTCGGGATGATCGCGCGCCTCCGACCGGAGAAGCGTCAGGAGTACATCGACCTGCATGCGGCCGCCTGGCCGCAGGTCGAGGCGACGATCACCGCGACGGGCATCCGCAACTTCTCGATCTTCCTCACCGGCGACGTGATCGTCGGATACTTCGAGTACGTCGGCTCGGATTACGCGGCCGATCAGGCGATCATGGCCGCAGATGAGGCCACGCAGCTGTGGTGGGCACGGACGGGGCCGTGCCAGCTGCCTTTCCACGAGGAATCGACGGCTCCCAATTGGGAGATGCTCGAAGAGATCTGGCACCTGGACTGA
- a CDS encoding sugar ABC transporter permease has product MVLPVILILVIFRLYPLILGVNFSFTGDKELNGQFVGLDNYVTLLGDARFRASAVNVLVVLLFVPLQVFVAGILATFVFLKVPGHSFFRSVYFLPVVLSPIIIGAIFNIILAANGPLNAALGVINLPGVDWLGLRATALPTVLVVHIWATFGMAFTIFLAGFATLDAELLDAAKIDGANMRQQVVHVIIPSLSQTIQFVFVTTTIGMLTGLFGLLYTMTAGGPGAASYLPEFLIWKLTGEARPALASAASVFLLLIVLVIGLIQIRVLRRATKES; this is encoded by the coding sequence ATGGTGCTGCCGGTCATCCTCATCCTCGTCATCTTCCGGCTGTACCCGCTGATCCTCGGCGTGAACTTCTCCTTCACGGGCGACAAGGAGCTCAACGGTCAGTTCGTCGGACTCGACAACTACGTCACGCTCCTCGGCGATGCGCGGTTCCGCGCCTCGGCGGTCAACGTGCTCGTCGTGCTGCTGTTCGTGCCGCTCCAGGTGTTCGTCGCGGGCATCCTGGCCACCTTCGTGTTCCTCAAGGTGCCTGGCCACAGCTTCTTCCGCAGCGTCTACTTCCTGCCCGTGGTGCTCTCCCCGATCATCATCGGCGCGATCTTCAACATCATCCTCGCCGCGAACGGACCGCTCAACGCCGCGCTCGGCGTCATCAACCTGCCTGGCGTCGACTGGCTCGGCCTGCGCGCGACGGCTCTGCCCACGGTTCTCGTGGTGCACATCTGGGCCACCTTCGGCATGGCGTTCACGATCTTCCTCGCCGGCTTCGCCACCTTGGATGCTGAGCTGCTCGACGCCGCGAAGATCGACGGCGCCAACATGCGCCAGCAGGTCGTGCACGTGATCATCCCCAGCCTCAGCCAGACCATCCAGTTCGTCTTCGTCACGACCACGATCGGCATGCTGACCGGCCTGTTCGGCCTGCTGTACACGATGACGGCGGGCGGCCCCGGAGCCGCGAGCTACCTGCCCGAGTTCCTCATCTGGAAGCTCACCGGCGAAGCGCGCCCCGCCCTGGCATCCGCCGCTTCTGTCTTCCTGCTGCTGATCGTTCTCGTGATCGGCCTGATCCAGATCCGCGTGCTCCGCCGCGCGACCAAGGAGTCATGA